The sequence CCGTCCATCGAATCGAAAGCACACGAAGTTCTCCGGCGCAATATCGTCCCCGGGTAATGCCAGGGGCACGTAGAACGGGCGACCGTCGAGCGGAAAGAAGAGTTGTCCGCCGTCCGGGTGATAGTTCGCGTGCCAGAGCAACATACGTTCTGGTTTGGCGGCGTGATCTTCGCGGGCGGCTTCGGGCTCCGTGGCGTACGCGAGGATGTAGTTGCCGCCCACGGCCTCGTTTCGGCCGTACAGAATGTCGCCGCGCCATTCGCTGATGAAGGTGCCGTCGGTCGTACCGGCCTCGTCACCGGTGCCGGGATCGATCGGCCTCGATCCCACTGCCGGCCACTGTACGATTTCGACTGCGCAATCGTTCGGGTCTGCAACGAGCCGGCCGAATCCGTGGAGCGTCTGTGGGGTCGCGTCGACCACCGGCATGGTCACCCGCCGGAGGCCATGCGGAAGGGCGGGGTTGAGGTAGTCGATTTCTTGGGTCATCGAAATAGTCTACACGTCGAGAACACACTCTTCGTGAATGCCTGGACCGCGCTTGGGCCACGTTTGGGCAACATACACCGCGCTGCGGGCACATTTGCTTCGCAGGCACGTCGGTGAAGGGATTTGAAAGCTCTGTTGACTCGACACCGTGGTTTGAATCGCGGGCAATGATTCGGCAGTATCTTTTCTGTTTAACGTATGTGATCTTGTGGGTCTTCCAAATACTCGTCCTGGAAAATTCAATGCGCATCAGAACCATTTATTTCAAAGTGATGGACATGGAGCAGTCGATCACGTTCTGGGAAAAGCTGTTAGAACTCTCGCCGAATCGCAAGTCGGAGAAGTGGACCGAGTTTTCAATCGGCGGCGTTCGGATCGGGTTATTGCTGAATGATTTTGGCGATGAATTAGTCGGTAGCGCGAGTGTGCCCGTGTTCGAATTCGATGCACCCTCCCTGCCGGCTTTTCTGGATCGCGCCAAGTCTCTCGGGGCAACCGTCGTCATGCAGTTAAACGACGCGATGACCAGCGTCGTTCTGGCTAGCCCCGACGGCCACGAATTCGAAGTTTGCACGCGCCACGATTAGGCGCTTCTTCCATCAATTTCGGCCGCTGCCGGCACGCTTAGAACTCGCGCGCGATCGCGTGGGCTTCTTCGATTGCGCGGCTACGGTCGACCTTTCCCTCGGGACCCAGCAGCGTGCGTTCGACGACGATTCCCGCGACGTCCTCCACGCCCACGAATTTCAGCCACGTTTCCATGTAAGGACGCTGGAGGTCGAACTCGCTGGCCGGCGTCAGCGAGCCGGGCGACGTGTAGCTCAATCCGCGCGCATAAACGACGGCCGCCTTTTTCCCGCGCAGCATGCCGGTAAAACCCGAGCTATCGAATGAGAACAGCACGTCTTTCTGCGAGATCAGGTCGATCAGATGTTTCAGCTTGTACGGGATGCTGAAATTCCATAACGGCACGCCGAATAGAAACTTGTCTGCTTCGTGAAAGGGCGCGGCGAGGGCTTCGATGCGCTGCCATGCCACGGCCTGGTTCGGCGTCAATGGCGTCCCGCTCAAACCGGCGTATTTGGCGGCTAACGCGTCCGCATCGAATTCGGGAAGCGGCTCGTCCCATAGGTCGAGCTTGTGAATTTCGTGATCGGGATGCGCCAGGCGGTACGCATCCAGAAACGCGTTACACACCTCGATGGACGCCGAATAGCCCTTGTTAGGTGAGCCTTCGATATAGAGAACGCGAGTCATGAAATCAGTCCTGTCGGGAGGTGGCGGCGACCGGCGGAATGCGTGGTCGCTCACCGTGATTCGTAGCGTACCGAGCCGGCTTATAATTTAGAAACGATATTAATTGCTTGAATTAACCCGGTTTGGTGATCAATGGACAGCCCGCTCGATACCGCGCTTCTCCTTACGTTCGTTGTGGTCGCCGATGCCCGGAGCTTCACCGGCGCCGGTCGCCGGCTGCACTTGAGTCAATCCGCGGTGAGCGCCCAGGTGGTTCGTCTCGAGGAACAGATCGGACGCGCGCTTCTCGTGCGCAATACGCGTCGCGTCGCGCTCACGGAGCATGGCCAGACGCTGCTCGGCTACGCTCGGGCCATGCTCAATCTCAGCGAAGAAGCCAGAACCCGATTGGGTGCGGGCGATGCCTACGGCGGAAAGCTGCGCATTGGCGCATCGGAGGATTTCGCGGGCGGATGGCTGCCCGACGCGATGCGCCGTTTTAGCGCCGCGCGCCGTGGATTGCTGCTGGATTTAACCGTCGACATTGGCGACAGTCTGTTTAGACGGCACGCGAATGGCGATTTCGATCTGGTGATCGGCAGCCGGTGCTCTTCGTCAAATGCCGGCACAACGCTTTGGCGAGAGCCGCTCGCCTGGACGTTTGCCCGTCATGAGCCGCTTCCCGAAGGCGATGTGCCATTAGCGTGTTTTCCCGATCCGTGTCCGTTTCGGGAGGCGGCCGTCAAGGCGCTCGCATTGGCCGACATGCCGTATCGCATTGCGTGCGAAAGTCCGAGTGTGATGGGCATTCGGGCATTCGCCCGAGCTGGTATTGCCATCGCACCCGTGCCGCGTAGCGTGATCGACGACGAACTCCGCGAACTCGGTGTGAGCGAAGGTTTGCCGGAACTGCCGGATATTGAATTCGTCATGATGTACGACGCGGAGAAGCCCGCTGCGGTGGAATTCGCCGAGGCGATTTTCCAGGAAGTCGATGTTCGGATGGGGGCTGGGAAACGCGGTTTGGTCGCTGCGAAAAATGCTTAGGCTTAGCGCCGCAAATGCGCTAATCACGTGTGATACGAAGATAGGTTCGCCAGTGCACAGAAGGTGTTCAGGCGTTGATTTAAAAGGTGAGGTGTTGCTGGCCAAAGACCAATGATTGCT is a genomic window of Paraburkholderia bryophila containing:
- a CDS encoding ureidoglycolate lyase — protein: MTQEIDYLNPALPHGLRRVTMPVVDATPQTLHGFGRLVADPNDCAVEIVQWPAVGSRPIDPGTGDEAGTTDGTFISEWRGDILYGRNEAVGGNYILAYATEPEAAREDHAAKPERMLLWHANYHPDGGQLFFPLDGRPFYVPLALPGDDIAPENFVCFRFDGRQGLYIHPNIWHEGVFTLEGTQRFFDKQGAVHARVSVDFAREFACLLEAPIHNDALPL
- a CDS encoding VOC family protein; translated protein: MRIRTIYFKVMDMEQSITFWEKLLELSPNRKSEKWTEFSIGGVRIGLLLNDFGDELVGSASVPVFEFDAPSLPAFLDRAKSLGATVVMQLNDAMTSVVLASPDGHEFEVCTRHD
- a CDS encoding FMN-dependent NADH-azoreductase, translating into MTRVLYIEGSPNKGYSASIEVCNAFLDAYRLAHPDHEIHKLDLWDEPLPEFDADALAAKYAGLSGTPLTPNQAVAWQRIEALAAPFHEADKFLFGVPLWNFSIPYKLKHLIDLISQKDVLFSFDSSGFTGMLRGKKAAVVYARGLSYTSPGSLTPASEFDLQRPYMETWLKFVGVEDVAGIVVERTLLGPEGKVDRSRAIEEAHAIAREF
- a CDS encoding LysR substrate-binding domain-containing protein, which codes for MDSPLDTALLLTFVVVADARSFTGAGRRLHLSQSAVSAQVVRLEEQIGRALLVRNTRRVALTEHGQTLLGYARAMLNLSEEARTRLGAGDAYGGKLRIGASEDFAGGWLPDAMRRFSAARRGLLLDLTVDIGDSLFRRHANGDFDLVIGSRCSSSNAGTTLWREPLAWTFARHEPLPEGDVPLACFPDPCPFREAAVKALALADMPYRIACESPSVMGIRAFARAGIAIAPVPRSVIDDELRELGVSEGLPELPDIEFVMMYDAEKPAAVEFAEAIFQEVDVRMGAGKRGLVAAKNA